One Sanguibacter keddieii DSM 10542 genomic window carries:
- a CDS encoding FecCD family ABC transporter permease, giving the protein MTSRSTTSPSSAPAPRTSADPTTDPARVPVTTTLAGATKTPPRRSGARPTKVVALFVGLAVALVVLAVVSAGSGQLRIPPSEVLGSVLERLGLGPGGVTHPNGDAALWSIRFPRVVMAVLVGAALASAGALMQGVFGNPLADPGVVGVSSGAALAACTVIVFGFSFLGSWTVAAFAFVGGLLTTLLVYFVSRSGGRTEVVTLVLTGVAVNAMCGAGIAFLTFLGDQQAREQIVFWQLGSLNGTRWQYVAVVAPLVVVGTAGVMVLARRLDLLSLGERSARHLGVDVERLRIVSVVLVALLTAAAVAFCGIIAFVGLVVPHLIRMIVGPGHRVLLPASALGGAVLLLAADLVARTAVAYADLPIGMLTALVGGPFFFWLIRKTRRSAGGWA; this is encoded by the coding sequence ATGACCTCTCGCTCGACCACCAGCCCGTCCTCGGCCCCGGCACCCAGGACGTCCGCCGACCCGACCACGGACCCGGCCCGGGTCCCGGTCACCACGACCCTCGCCGGCGCCACGAAGACCCCGCCTCGTCGATCCGGTGCGCGTCCGACGAAGGTCGTGGCGCTGTTCGTGGGGCTCGCCGTCGCGCTCGTCGTCCTGGCCGTCGTCTCGGCCGGCAGCGGCCAGCTGCGCATCCCGCCGTCAGAGGTGCTCGGGTCGGTGCTCGAGCGCCTGGGCCTCGGTCCGGGCGGCGTCACGCACCCCAACGGCGACGCCGCGCTCTGGTCCATCCGCTTCCCGCGGGTGGTCATGGCAGTCCTCGTCGGCGCTGCGCTCGCGTCCGCCGGGGCGCTCATGCAGGGCGTCTTCGGCAACCCGCTCGCCGACCCCGGCGTCGTCGGCGTGTCCTCGGGCGCTGCGCTCGCCGCCTGCACGGTCATCGTCTTCGGGTTCAGCTTCCTCGGGTCCTGGACCGTCGCGGCCTTCGCCTTCGTCGGGGGCCTGCTCACCACGCTCCTCGTGTACTTCGTGTCGCGCTCCGGGGGCCGGACCGAGGTCGTCACGCTCGTGCTCACCGGCGTCGCGGTCAACGCCATGTGCGGTGCGGGCATCGCGTTCCTCACCTTCCTCGGCGACCAGCAGGCCCGCGAGCAGATCGTGTTCTGGCAGCTCGGCAGCCTCAACGGGACGCGGTGGCAGTACGTCGCCGTGGTCGCACCGCTCGTGGTCGTCGGCACCGCGGGCGTCATGGTGCTGGCCCGACGCCTCGACCTGCTCTCGCTCGGCGAGCGCTCGGCCCGCCACCTCGGCGTGGACGTCGAGCGCCTGCGCATCGTGTCGGTGGTCCTCGTCGCGCTGCTCACCGCGGCGGCGGTCGCCTTCTGCGGCATCATCGCCTTCGTGGGCCTCGTGGTGCCGCACCTGATCCGGATGATCGTGGGTCCAGGCCACCGCGTCTTGCTGCCCGCCTCCGCCCTCGGCGGTGCCGTGCTGCTGCTCGCCGCCGACCTCGTGGCCCGCACCGCGGTCGCCTACGCCGACCTCCCGATCGGCATGCTCACCGCGCTCGTCGGCGGGCCCTTCTTCTTCTGGCTCATCCGCAAGACCCGTCGCAGCGCAGGAGGGTGGGCATGA
- a CDS encoding heme ABC transporter ATP-binding protein, whose product MTRRRSSTLLPQGVQRQGTGQDLGTSSGASTAALSAHDVHVAFDGVPIVSGVDLEVRAGEVLALVGPNGAGKSTLLSVLAGDLAPSAGRVLLHGQDLHGLRLSELARHRAVLLQEQRLSFPFHVEDVVRMGRAPWRGLPEEDEDDLVVARSMEVAEVTHLAPRLFPTLSGGEKGRASFARVLAQGTRVLMLDEPTAALDIRHQEAVLVQARDQAAAGDAVVVVLHDLTLAAAYSDVVAVLDAGRLRGYGAPRDVLTSELLTEVYRYPIDVIEHPVRGELVVLPVRERAVRSAAGPATPDHLHDRPTDL is encoded by the coding sequence ATGACGCGCCGCCGCAGCAGCACCCTCCTGCCGCAGGGTGTCCAGCGGCAGGGCACGGGGCAAGACCTCGGCACCTCGAGCGGCGCGAGCACCGCCGCGCTGAGCGCGCACGACGTCCACGTCGCCTTCGACGGCGTCCCCATCGTCTCCGGGGTCGACCTCGAGGTCCGCGCCGGCGAGGTGCTCGCCCTGGTAGGGCCGAACGGCGCCGGGAAGTCCACGCTGCTCTCCGTGCTGGCCGGCGACCTCGCGCCGAGCGCCGGTCGGGTGCTCCTCCACGGCCAGGACCTGCACGGGCTGCGCCTGTCCGAGCTCGCACGGCACCGCGCCGTGCTGCTGCAGGAGCAGCGGCTGTCCTTCCCCTTCCACGTCGAGGACGTGGTGCGGATGGGGCGCGCGCCGTGGCGCGGCCTCCCCGAGGAGGACGAGGACGACCTCGTCGTCGCGCGCTCGATGGAGGTCGCCGAGGTGACGCACCTCGCGCCCCGCCTGTTCCCGACGCTGTCCGGCGGGGAGAAGGGCCGCGCGTCCTTCGCGCGGGTCCTCGCGCAGGGCACCCGTGTCCTCATGCTCGACGAGCCCACCGCGGCCCTCGACATCCGCCACCAGGAAGCCGTCCTGGTCCAGGCGCGCGACCAGGCCGCCGCCGGCGACGCCGTCGTCGTGGTGCTGCACGACCTCACGCTCGCCGCCGCGTACTCCGACGTGGTGGCCGTGCTCGACGCCGGCCGGCTCCGTGGGTACGGTGCACCGCGCGACGTCCTCACCTCTGAGCTGCTCACCGAGGTGTACCGGTACCCGATCGACGTCATCGAGCACCCCGTGCGCGGCGAGCTCGTGGTCCTCCCGGTCCGCGAGCGGGCCGTCAGGAGCGCCGCCGGACCTGCGACCCCAGACCACCTGCACGACCGACCGACCGATCTCTGA